A single genomic interval of Bacteroidales bacterium harbors:
- a CDS encoding ABC transporter permease, giving the protein MNLIFLFLSGLILLFIIAPLAGMFLQTSGVQYTETISDPEVLRSVRLTLLSSLAGTIIFGIAAIPLAYVLARKDFPGKNIVNGLVDLPVVIPHSAAGIAILGLVSRGTWIGQAGEAAGIQFVGGVAGIILAMAFVSIPFLISAARDGFAAVPEKIEKAALNLGASPQRVFFSISMPLASRSIVSGLIMMWARGLSEFGAVIIIAYHPMITPVLIWERFTSFGLAYARPIAAVFVAVCLAIFVLMRSFSNNNNHARN; this is encoded by the coding sequence ATGAATCTTATATTTTTGTTTCTCAGCGGACTGATCCTTTTGTTTATCATTGCTCCGCTGGCTGGGATGTTTTTACAGACATCCGGTGTGCAGTATACCGAAACAATCAGCGATCCGGAGGTCTTGCGCAGCGTCAGGCTTACCTTACTAAGTTCGCTGGCCGGCACCATCATTTTCGGGATAGCAGCAATCCCTTTGGCTTATGTGCTTGCAAGGAAAGATTTTCCAGGGAAAAACATAGTGAATGGTCTTGTTGACCTGCCGGTTGTCATTCCACACTCAGCCGCCGGTATAGCCATTTTGGGGCTGGTGAGCCGTGGCACATGGATCGGGCAGGCTGGCGAGGCTGCTGGCATTCAGTTTGTTGGCGGCGTTGCAGGGATTATCCTGGCGATGGCCTTTGTAAGCATCCCCTTTCTGATCAGCGCTGCCCGTGATGGGTTTGCAGCGGTTCCCGAAAAAATTGAAAAGGCAGCGTTGAACCTTGGGGCCTCTCCACAGAGAGTGTTTTTCAGCATTTCGATGCCACTGGCAAGCCGCTCAATCGTCTCAGGCCTGATCATGATGTGGGCGCGTGGTCTCAGTGAATTTGGGGCAGTGATCATCATTGCCTATCACCCCATGATTACCCCGGTACTCATCTGGGAACGTTTCACCTCATTTGGCCTGGCCTATGCACGACCAATCGCAGCCGTCTTTGTAGCGGTTTGTCTCGCGATTTTTGTGCTTATGCGTTCATTTTCAAATAACAACAACCATGCTCGAAATTAA
- a CDS encoding 23S rRNA (pseudouridine(1915)-N(3))-methyltransferase RlmH — protein sequence MKIRLVMMGKTKEQFTDEGYSFYKNRVVNYLPFDDLIIPGLKNSGGFTPDEFRWREGELLMKHTRDDDFLVLLDERGKAFTSRDFARFVQQRMNTGIKTLTFIIGGAYGFSDEVYKAAHFKLSLSSMTFPHQLVRIVFMEQLYRAMTILRNEPYHNE from the coding sequence ATGAAAATCCGGCTGGTGATGATGGGGAAAACCAAAGAGCAGTTTACTGACGAAGGCTACTCTTTTTATAAAAACCGCGTGGTCAATTATCTTCCGTTTGATGACCTGATCATTCCCGGTTTAAAAAATTCAGGGGGCTTTACTCCTGATGAATTCAGGTGGAGAGAAGGAGAACTGTTGATGAAACATACCAGGGATGACGATTTCCTGGTGCTGTTGGATGAAAGGGGAAAAGCTTTCACCTCGCGTGATTTTGCCCGGTTTGTGCAGCAACGGATGAACACCGGCATCAAAACGCTGACATTTATCATTGGCGGCGCCTATGGGTTTTCTGATGAAGTGTACAAGGCAGCCCATTTTAAACTCTCTCTCTCATCAATGACTTTTCCGCATCAGTTAGTCAGGATCGTTTTCATGGAGCAACTCTACCGCGCCATGACCATCCTTCGCAACGAGCCGTATCATAACGAGTAA
- a CDS encoding ABC transporter ATP-binding protein, whose protein sequence is MLEIKNISIRLGDFSLNNVSLTVNRGDYLTLLGVSGAGKTVLLEVLAGLVKPLEGKILWNGVDITDQKIQKRPVGLVYQDLSLFPHLTVEQNIAFPLKCKKLKKHEISAEVAELAETTGVAHLLKRFPGTLSGGEAQRVALARTLASEPEILLLDEPLANLDITIRSGLSKLLRMINRGGKTVIHVTHDFTEAATLGNKVAVIENGKLAQSGDTREVFLHPASAFVARFGGMKNLFHCRVFSNNSDPGLKTAKIGHNCQVYFTNDTDLTDGYISIPAEDIILSDSAFQTSAINQFQGVITETWMSGAGMEVVIDSGAEFVVTVSRTSFEKMQLEPGKKIWLTFKASAVKFLNH, encoded by the coding sequence ATGCTCGAAATTAAAAATATAAGCATCCGCCTTGGGGATTTTTCCCTTAACAATGTCTCACTCACGGTTAACCGGGGAGACTATCTTACGCTGCTTGGTGTTTCGGGCGCCGGAAAAACGGTGTTGCTCGAAGTGCTTGCGGGGCTTGTAAAACCGTTGGAGGGAAAAATTCTATGGAACGGGGTGGATATTACCGATCAGAAAATCCAGAAACGTCCGGTTGGTCTTGTTTACCAGGATTTATCCCTTTTTCCGCACCTGACCGTAGAACAGAATATTGCTTTTCCGTTGAAATGCAAAAAGTTAAAGAAACATGAAATTTCAGCCGAAGTCGCAGAGTTGGCAGAAACAACCGGCGTCGCACACCTTCTGAAGAGATTTCCGGGCACATTATCCGGCGGTGAAGCTCAGCGTGTGGCACTCGCCAGGACGTTGGCATCAGAACCGGAAATTCTCCTGCTGGATGAACCCCTGGCCAATCTTGACATCACCATCCGATCAGGGCTTTCTAAGCTTTTACGCATGATTAACCGCGGTGGCAAAACGGTTATCCACGTTACCCACGATTTTACCGAAGCAGCCACGCTGGGAAACAAGGTAGCTGTGATCGAAAATGGTAAACTGGCGCAATCAGGCGACACCAGGGAAGTGTTCCTTCATCCGGCATCTGCATTTGTGGCAAGGTTCGGTGGGATGAAAAACCTGTTTCATTGCCGGGTTTTTTCCAACAACTCAGATCCGGGTTTAAAAACAGCAAAAATTGGCCATAATTGTCAGGTCTATTTTACTAATGACACCGATCTTACTGATGGATATATCTCCATTCCTGCAGAAGATATCATCCTCTCGGATTCGGCATTTCAAACTTCAGCTATAAATCAGTTTCAGGGCGTGATCACTGAAACCTGGATGTCGGGAGCGGGAATGGAAGTAGTGATTGACTCCGGTGCTGAGTTTGTTGTGACTGTGTCGAGAACTTCTTTTGAAAAAATGCAGCTTGAGCCCGGTAAAAAAATCTGGCTGACGTTTAAGGCTTCTGCTGTTAAGTTTCTGAATCATTAA
- a CDS encoding OFA family MFS transporter translates to MSTNVKNRGMVVLGAILIQLALGAIYAWSVYTRILVDAGWTKAETQWVFSAGLAFFAIVMVIAGRMMPKVGPQKLALSGGVVLGLGYILAGVFGAENFTTTFIFVGIMGGSGIGLGYVVPIAVGMRWFPDKKGLITGLAVAGFGFGATLWMALADKLGPLGGGQLLANIGISKTFIYYGIAYLAIVAFGSIWMVFPPDGWKPEGWKPPVATKTNSAGTVDFISSEMLRTPQFYLILLTFTFGAAAGLMSIGLMRLWPQEALTKAGFSPAEAGAAATLAMAVFFALFNGLGRIVWGMISDKIGRKMSIIIMMATQGIFVFLFQWMAGNPFTLYLFAILIGFNFGGNFALFPTMTADTFGTKHVGQNYGWVFLAYAVGGIFGPVMGGKLGDMGNFPMAFTICGILCFVAVLTIYLVKPATKATA, encoded by the coding sequence ATGAGTACAAATGTTAAAAACAGGGGAATGGTTGTTCTGGGAGCCATCCTGATTCAATTGGCGCTGGGTGCTATTTATGCCTGGTCGGTTTACACCAGAATTCTTGTGGACGCCGGATGGACAAAAGCCGAGACGCAGTGGGTATTTTCAGCGGGTTTGGCCTTTTTTGCCATTGTGATGGTAATTGCAGGCCGGATGATGCCAAAAGTTGGCCCTCAAAAACTGGCACTTTCAGGAGGTGTTGTCCTGGGTTTAGGGTACATTCTGGCCGGTGTATTTGGCGCCGAAAACTTCACCACTACTTTCATTTTTGTTGGCATCATGGGGGGCAGTGGAATAGGCCTGGGGTATGTAGTTCCAATTGCCGTTGGAATGCGCTGGTTTCCCGATAAGAAAGGCCTGATCACAGGGTTGGCTGTTGCCGGCTTTGGTTTTGGCGCCACACTCTGGATGGCATTGGCTGATAAACTTGGCCCGCTGGGAGGAGGTCAACTACTGGCAAACATTGGTATTTCCAAAACATTCATCTATTATGGCATCGCATACCTCGCGATTGTCGCCTTCGGGAGCATCTGGATGGTATTCCCTCCTGATGGCTGGAAACCCGAAGGATGGAAGCCTCCGGTGGCAACAAAAACGAACTCCGCAGGTACGGTGGATTTCATCAGCAGTGAAATGTTACGCACACCTCAGTTTTACCTGATCCTTCTCACTTTTACTTTTGGCGCCGCTGCCGGATTGATGAGTATCGGACTGATGAGATTGTGGCCACAGGAGGCGCTTACCAAAGCCGGGTTTTCGCCGGCTGAAGCTGGTGCTGCCGCCACTTTGGCCATGGCCGTCTTTTTTGCTCTTTTTAACGGACTTGGGCGTATTGTCTGGGGGATGATCAGTGATAAAATTGGCCGGAAAATGTCGATTATCATCATGATGGCTACTCAGGGTATTTTTGTGTTCCTTTTTCAATGGATGGCAGGAAATCCTTTTACCCTCTATCTTTTTGCTATCCTGATCGGTTTTAATTTCGGCGGAAATTTTGCCCTTTTCCCCACAATGACGGCTGATACTTTTGGAACAAAGCACGTTGGACAAAACTACGGGTGGGTTTTCCTGGCCTACGCAGTTGGCGGAATATTCGGCCCGGTCATGGGAGGTAAATTGGGAGATATGGGCAACTTCCCAATGGCTTTCACTATTTGCGGTATTCTATGCTTTGTGGCGGTATTGACCATCTACCTGGTAAAGCCGGCAACCAAAGCAACAGCCTGA
- the acs gene encoding acetate--CoA ligase, whose protein sequence is MTNKITSLAEYFEKYQESVANPEGFWAKIAESHYWQKKWDKVLDWYFEGKDAPHVNWFVNGKLNITENIFERNMFLRKDQPAIIWEPNDPKEDNVVLTYGELYAKVCQFANAMKKLGVKKGDRVALYLPMIPELAVAMLACARIGAIHSIVFAGFSANALSDRIIDAECNLVITSDGAFRGTKSIALKDIVDEAIENCPSVKNVVVYKRTGDNVTMQDGRDIWWNDFIEGVSTDNKAEIMDSEDTLFILYTSGSTGKPKGVLHTTAGYMIYAEYTFKNVFQYNDGDIYWCTADIGWVTGHTYIVYGPLLTGATSIMFEGVPTFPDAGRFWQVVEKYKVRQFYTAPTAIRALIAHGNEFVNKYDLSSLKVLGTVGEPINEEAWRWYHDIVGKGKCPIVDTWWQTETGGIMITPLAGITPTKPSFATLPLPGVQPVLLDNEGNELKGNGVEGILCIKFPWPGMLRTTYGDHPRCYQTYFSAFKGYYLTGDGAKRDEEGFYRIIGRIDDVINVSGHRIGTAEVEDAINQHPKVNESAVVGYPHEIKGSGIYAYVTCEELSDHEMETIEKEIRDTVTKFIGPIAKPDMIQIVSGLPKTRSGKIMRRILRKIGEGDASNLGDTSTLLDPGVVEEIIAGAKVTVKR, encoded by the coding sequence ATGACAAACAAGATCACCAGCCTGGCTGAATACTTTGAAAAGTACCAGGAAAGTGTAGCCAATCCGGAAGGATTTTGGGCAAAAATCGCTGAATCGCACTATTGGCAAAAGAAATGGGACAAAGTATTAGACTGGTATTTTGAAGGAAAAGACGCACCACACGTGAATTGGTTCGTCAACGGCAAGCTGAACATCACCGAAAACATTTTCGAGCGCAACATGTTCCTGCGCAAAGATCAGCCTGCTATCATCTGGGAACCCAACGACCCGAAGGAGGACAATGTAGTACTGACCTACGGTGAGTTGTACGCAAAAGTTTGCCAGTTTGCCAATGCCATGAAAAAACTTGGCGTCAAAAAAGGCGACCGTGTAGCGCTCTACCTGCCGATGATTCCTGAACTGGCTGTTGCCATGCTTGCCTGTGCACGCATCGGAGCCATTCACTCAATCGTCTTTGCTGGTTTCTCGGCAAATGCGCTATCCGACAGGATTATAGACGCAGAATGCAACCTTGTTATCACGAGTGACGGAGCATTTCGCGGAACAAAAAGCATTGCCCTGAAAGACATCGTGGATGAGGCTATTGAAAACTGTCCTTCAGTGAAAAATGTTGTGGTTTATAAAAGAACCGGCGACAATGTCACAATGCAGGATGGCCGCGACATCTGGTGGAACGACTTTATCGAAGGTGTAAGTACTGACAATAAGGCCGAGATCATGGATTCAGAAGATACATTGTTTATCCTCTATACCTCAGGATCAACAGGCAAACCGAAGGGCGTGCTGCACACCACTGCCGGTTATATGATCTATGCAGAGTACACTTTCAAAAACGTTTTCCAATATAACGATGGTGATATTTACTGGTGCACCGCTGACATCGGCTGGGTAACAGGTCACACCTACATTGTGTATGGTCCTCTGTTGACCGGCGCCACTTCGATCATGTTCGAAGGTGTGCCTACCTTCCCCGATGCAGGCCGCTTCTGGCAGGTGGTCGAAAAATATAAAGTGAGACAGTTCTACACAGCCCCCACAGCAATACGCGCTTTGATTGCTCACGGTAATGAGTTTGTTAATAAGTACGACCTCAGCTCACTTAAAGTTCTGGGAACAGTTGGAGAGCCCATCAACGAGGAAGCATGGCGCTGGTATCATGACATAGTCGGCAAAGGAAAATGCCCGATTGTTGACACCTGGTGGCAAACCGAAACCGGCGGTATTATGATTACTCCGCTTGCCGGAATAACTCCCACCAAACCATCATTTGCCACATTGCCATTACCGGGAGTTCAGCCGGTATTGCTCGATAACGAAGGGAATGAGTTGAAAGGAAATGGCGTTGAAGGTATTCTGTGCATCAAATTCCCGTGGCCCGGTATGCTGAGAACCACTTACGGTGATCATCCAAGGTGCTATCAGACTTACTTCTCGGCTTTCAAAGGGTATTATCTCACCGGAGATGGCGCCAAGCGTGACGAAGAAGGTTTCTACCGCATTATTGGTCGTATTGACGATGTGATCAACGTTTCAGGTCACCGCATCGGAACTGCTGAGGTGGAGGATGCCATCAACCAGCACCCGAAGGTTAACGAATCGGCCGTGGTTGGCTATCCGCATGAAATTAAAGGATCAGGTATTTATGCTTACGTAACCTGCGAAGAGCTTTCGGATCATGAAATGGAAACCATCGAGAAGGAAATCCGTGATACCGTAACAAAGTTCATCGGACCTATTGCAAAACCTGATATGATCCAAATCGTAAGCGGACTGCCAAAAACCCGCTCAGGAAAGATCATGCGCAGGATTCTGCGTAAGATCGGCGAAGGGGATGCCTCCAACCTTGGCGATACTTCCACATTACTCGATCCGGGTGTTGTTGAGGAGATCATTGCAGGCGCCAAAGTAACGGTAAAACGTTAA
- a CDS encoding DUF4783 domain-containing protein, giving the protein MIHQFMSSGKFVLFVQILLFFCANALMAQDTTVRTGIVNAMANGNATQLSSYFDAAVDLVVPQNEGNFSKKQATQIMKFFFDHNPPVEFTVDHEDVSNDGSTFLIGYYKTTAGKSMRTYILLKKLGNSEFIRQLQMEEK; this is encoded by the coding sequence ATGATTCATCAATTTATGTCGTCAGGGAAATTCGTTTTATTCGTTCAAATCCTGTTGTTTTTCTGCGCTAATGCTTTAATGGCGCAGGATACCACCGTGCGTACCGGGATTGTAAATGCCATGGCTAACGGCAATGCGACCCAACTTTCCAGCTATTTTGATGCAGCAGTTGACCTGGTTGTTCCTCAAAACGAAGGGAACTTCAGTAAAAAACAAGCCACACAGATCATGAAATTCTTTTTCGACCACAACCCACCGGTTGAGTTCACTGTAGACCATGAAGATGTATCAAACGATGGTTCTACATTTTTAATCGGGTATTACAAAACAACTGCGGGCAAGTCCATGCGTACATACATTTTACTGAAAAAATTAGGCAATTCTGAATTCATCAGGCAGCTCCAGATGGAGGAAAAGTGA